The Aythya fuligula isolate bAytFul2 chromosome 7, bAytFul2.pri, whole genome shotgun sequence genome has a window encoding:
- the LOC116491544 gene encoding transmembrane protein 150A-like, whose translation MPAWGILPVTLPAFTITGMWIVYAMALSNNHICPVHNWNYNQSCGVDGPGSCCTLDHIPLVSKCGTLPPESCFFSLICSLGSFMVILVGLLRYAHVLERVGPSLLNTLGLATGWLCAAGLTMVGNFQVDHAKVLHYIGAGVAFPTSMLFVFLQSVLTYRMAKTRGHYWTGHLRSILTAVAFITLVFSGVFFIQESFVLQHVAALCEWMFIIDVLVFYGTFTFEFGAISTDTFLVLLKASRAPKSYKGESSLPGTACIHGAEGLAMV comes from the exons ATGCCCGCCTGGGGGATCCTGCCCGTCACGCTGCCCGCATTCACCATCACCGGCATGTGGATCGT GTACGCCATGGCGCTCTCCAACAACCACATCTGCCCCGTGCACAACTG GAATTACAACCAGTCGTGCGGTGTGGATGGCCCCGGCTCCTGCTGCACGCTGGATCACATCCCCCTCGTGAG CAAGTGTGGCACCCTGCCTCCCGAGAGCTGCTTCTTCAGCCTCATCTGCAGCCTGGGCTCCTTCATGG TCATCCTGGTGGGGCTGCTGAGGTACGCCCACGTCCTGGAGCGCGTGGGGCCGTCGCTGCTCAACACGCTGGGGCTGGCCACTGGCTGGCTCTGCGCCGCCGGCCTCACCATGGTCGGCAACTTCCAG GTGGACCACGCCAAGGTGCTGCACTACATCGGAGCGGGGGTGGCCTTCCCCACCAGCATGCTGTTCGTCTTCCTGCAGTCCGTCCTCACCTACCGCATGGCCAAAACCCGCGGGCATTACTGGACGGGACACCTGCGTAGCATCCTCACCGCCGTGGCCTTCATCACCCTCGTCTTCA GCGGTGTGTTCTTCATCCAGGAGAGCTTCGTGCTGCAGCACGTGGCCGCGCTGTGCGAGTGGATGTTCATCATCGACGTCCTGGTCTTCTACGGCACCTTCACCTTCGAGTTCGGGGCCATCTCCACGGACACCTTCCTGGTGCTGCTGAAAGCCAGCCGGGCCCCCAAAAGTTACAAAGGCGAGAGCAGCCTGCCCGGCACGGCCTGCATCCATGGCGCAGAGGGGCTGGCCATGGTGTGA